The following proteins are encoded in a genomic region of Mahella australiensis 50-1 BON:
- a CDS encoding ABC transporter ATP-binding protein → MTKEAVIFDGVEKYFGSLCALKSISFAVPQNTITGLIGANGSGKTTTIKCLLNYYDDYSGKITVLGADAKTISQDKNIISYIPDQPVYYEELTVIEHLQFISSIYDTKNKVDEIIKDFELESHLQKFPHELSKGTLQKLLISCALLRKFDLLVADEPFQGLDPKQIYKLREKIAELRKGGKTIILSTHLLKLIEKICDYKELLISKSKEGLYLPYSKASIIKSFVVLGIPIQIIEAFFVGIILSRPLLIILLATLLYTGLLIISMYIEKDRKVGARTLVLNALILAATYILVG, encoded by the coding sequence ATGACTAAAGAAGCTGTTATATTTGATGGGGTCGAGAAATACTTCGGTTCACTTTGTGCCTTAAAAAGTATCAGTTTCGCAGTTCCTCAAAATACAATAACCGGACTTATTGGAGCCAACGGTTCGGGCAAAACAACTACCATAAAATGTTTGCTGAATTATTATGATGATTATTCCGGAAAAATAACGGTACTGGGTGCTGACGCCAAAACAATATCACAAGATAAAAACATAATATCGTATATACCTGACCAACCCGTTTATTATGAAGAACTCACAGTAATAGAACATTTGCAATTTATCAGCAGCATATATGATACCAAGAATAAAGTTGACGAAATAATTAAAGACTTTGAACTCGAGAGCCATTTACAAAAGTTCCCCCACGAATTATCGAAAGGCACTTTGCAAAAGCTTTTGATATCCTGCGCATTGCTGAGAAAATTTGATTTATTGGTGGCTGATGAGCCATTTCAAGGATTGGACCCCAAACAGATTTATAAGTTACGAGAAAAAATTGCAGAGTTGAGAAAAGGGGGTAAGACAATAATTCTGTCAACTCATTTATTAAAATTAATCGAGAAAATTTGCGATTATAAGGAATTGTTAATCAGCAAAAGCAAAGAAGGCTTATATCTGCCTTACAGCAAGGCTTCGATAATCAAATCATTCGTTGTTTTGGGTATACCTATTCAAATCATCGAGGCCTTTTTTGTAGGGATTATATTAAGCAGGCCGTTGCTTATCATATTGCTCGCTACGCTATTATACACAGGTTTGCTCATAATCTCCATGTATATCGAAAAAGATAGAAAAGTAGGCGCAAGAACGCTTGTATTAAATGCATTGATTTTGGCTGCAACATATATTTTAGTAGGATAA
- a CDS encoding ABC transporter ATP-binding protein, which translates to MEIHLDNVTKVYRRGAKALDGVTLDIQSGVFGLLGPNGAGKSTMMKMIATLVVPTSGHISVDNYTLPAQQNEVRRMLGYLPQEYGLFNNLTAYELMDYIALMKGIGNDKQRRDDINRLLDWVGLNDVIHHRVGSFSGGMKQRLAIAQALLGSPRLLILDEPTAGLDPEERLRFRNLINRISVDRIVILSTHIVSDVAAGCQRLVVLNHGRIMLEGELDALKRCADGITWEAQVDPGIDTEHLPGAVMVSSQRRDGSLYLRFLAKEPSISGAVPASPDLEDGYMALISGMRAGAAS; encoded by the coding sequence ATGGAAATACATCTTGACAACGTTACCAAGGTATATCGCAGGGGTGCAAAGGCTCTGGACGGCGTGACGCTGGATATACAAAGCGGCGTATTCGGCCTGCTCGGGCCGAACGGGGCCGGCAAGAGCACCATGATGAAGATGATAGCCACGCTGGTAGTACCCACATCGGGGCACATAAGCGTGGATAACTACACGCTCCCGGCACAGCAAAACGAGGTGCGGCGCATGTTGGGATACCTGCCACAGGAATACGGCCTGTTCAACAATCTTACGGCATATGAGCTAATGGATTACATAGCTCTGATGAAAGGCATCGGAAACGACAAGCAGCGCAGGGACGATATAAACCGGTTGCTTGACTGGGTGGGCCTAAACGATGTGATACACCACCGCGTAGGCTCATTCTCCGGCGGCATGAAGCAGCGGCTGGCCATAGCCCAGGCGCTTCTCGGCAGCCCGAGGCTGCTGATATTGGATGAACCGACCGCCGGGCTGGACCCTGAGGAACGCCTGCGCTTCCGTAATCTGATAAACCGCATAAGCGTCGACCGCATCGTTATATTGTCCACTCACATCGTATCCGACGTAGCCGCCGGCTGCCAGCGCTTGGTTGTATTAAACCACGGGCGCATAATGCTGGAGGGCGAGCTGGATGCGTTGAAGCGCTGCGCCGACGGCATAACGTGGGAAGCACAAGTCGATCCGGGCATCGACACAGAGCATCTGCCCGGTGCCGTCATGGTATCGTCGCAGCGCAGGGACGGCAGTCTCTATTTGCGCTTTCTGGCCAAAGAGCCGTCGATTTCCGGTGCGGTGCCGGCATCGCCCGACCTCGAGGACGGCTATATGGCCCTTATATCGGGCATGAGAGCGGGTGCGGCATCATGA
- a CDS encoding ABC transporter permease, with product MIKHVASYQWLRTRRWWLCPAVIAVCALMGIFSIMSARSQDATTGMDFIYESTTFLTVAMFIISAAAALAINREADEDSADILWALPVDNASMIFGKFMGIFPLVLASAAAYWLPHAVMITVKWAGSGLSIWYLAGELGFAALLQGAGMVSAAAAGAALGLILRGFWLYGTVIALWMGAFASTITSIWPLYESAPQEHIYKIMFRQLIDWILNGPMMMPNQMPRDLYTTVLYPGILWQRVFYIALALFIAALAAVLIRRRRAAGRAKMVLRTTLSVSLALVICSAAVFFYEQGYGYRKYRDEMAFYDEYYGHFYSNKQPSANAVELPSADYLAEMPLYIDSYDLDVDVTKPPVLSVKAALNLRNVGDDTMENPLITLWHGFNVTSASADGKKLTAKRVGDGVYLEGLSLNAGASAHIDMEYTGSAEWWGIYYLHPRLNAFTDKYGFILPADYGWYPLTVPLPLMKTTDSGGFSENGWGVSLTGVSQIVPLGLTNEMDEKSPATNGNIDPWQRQSYFTVTVHKDNASPVVSSIGEAQNPCEKDVRIAGKGHYLTLICWPLERVDVDGSALYRPPEYKGDEGKYPVTVMNDTWKWFGISGRKAVGVIMPPFNGDRYMPELVDGAQGFYMAAREAMGYEQDFFYGVMTGRAQNGGSGEYILYAIYPEWRKWKYTGSYDVEDIKGYIEDIDGFSISDADKIMKWFASHDDAAAQATLHELYMKAQKQPLSVEDIKEAFGL from the coding sequence ATGATAAAGCACGTTGCTTCATACCAGTGGCTGCGCACGCGTCGCTGGTGGCTGTGCCCGGCCGTCATAGCCGTCTGCGCCTTAATGGGCATATTTTCAATCATGAGCGCGCGGTCGCAGGACGCTACGACCGGCATGGACTTTATATACGAATCCACGACATTTCTTACCGTAGCCATGTTCATAATATCGGCGGCCGCCGCCCTGGCCATAAACCGCGAGGCCGACGAGGACAGCGCCGACATACTGTGGGCGCTGCCGGTAGACAATGCTTCTATGATATTCGGCAAATTCATGGGCATATTCCCGCTGGTGCTGGCATCCGCGGCGGCTTACTGGCTGCCGCATGCCGTGATGATAACGGTCAAGTGGGCCGGCAGCGGCTTGTCTATATGGTACTTGGCAGGTGAGCTCGGTTTTGCGGCGCTGTTGCAGGGCGCCGGTATGGTATCGGCAGCGGCGGCTGGCGCTGCCCTCGGTCTCATACTGCGCGGCTTCTGGCTATATGGTACTGTAATAGCCTTATGGATGGGCGCATTCGCATCCACCATAACCAGCATATGGCCTCTATATGAAAGCGCTCCTCAGGAACACATATATAAAATAATGTTTCGTCAGCTCATAGACTGGATATTAAACGGACCTATGATGATGCCAAATCAGATGCCGAGGGATTTATACACCACCGTCCTGTATCCTGGCATACTTTGGCAGCGCGTATTCTATATAGCACTGGCGCTGTTTATCGCCGCGCTGGCCGCCGTATTGATACGAAGGCGCAGGGCGGCCGGACGAGCAAAGATGGTTTTGCGCACCACCTTGTCCGTCAGCCTGGCACTGGTAATATGCTCTGCGGCAGTCTTTTTCTATGAGCAGGGTTATGGATATAGAAAATACCGGGATGAAATGGCCTTTTACGATGAATACTACGGCCATTTCTACAGCAATAAACAGCCTTCGGCCAATGCTGTAGAGCTGCCCTCTGCGGACTACCTTGCCGAGATGCCGCTCTATATAGACAGCTATGACCTGGATGTCGATGTGACCAAGCCACCTGTGCTATCGGTAAAGGCCGCTCTCAACCTGCGCAATGTAGGCGATGACACCATGGAAAACCCACTCATCACGCTATGGCACGGCTTTAACGTCACATCTGCGTCGGCTGATGGCAAAAAGCTGACCGCTAAGCGGGTCGGCGACGGTGTTTACTTGGAGGGATTATCTCTCAATGCCGGCGCATCGGCGCACATAGACATGGAATACACAGGCAGCGCCGAGTGGTGGGGCATATATTACTTACACCCGCGCCTCAACGCCTTTACCGATAAATACGGCTTCATACTGCCTGCCGATTACGGCTGGTACCCGCTGACCGTTCCTTTGCCGCTTATGAAAACCACTGATTCTGGCGGTTTTTCCGAAAACGGCTGGGGTGTATCACTGACAGGCGTAAGCCAGATAGTGCCGCTCGGCTTAACAAACGAGATGGACGAAAAATCACCTGCCACAAACGGCAACATAGACCCATGGCAGCGCCAGTCCTATTTCACCGTAACGGTGCACAAGGACAATGCCTCGCCGGTCGTATCCAGCATAGGCGAGGCTCAGAATCCATGCGAGAAGGACGTGCGCATAGCGGGCAAGGGGCATTACCTGACACTGATATGCTGGCCGCTGGAGAGGGTGGACGTGGATGGCAGCGCTTTATACAGGCCGCCCGAATATAAAGGCGACGAGGGTAAATATCCCGTAACGGTCATGAACGACACATGGAAATGGTTTGGCATATCTGGCAGGAAGGCTGTGGGCGTAATAATGCCGCCGTTCAACGGCGATCGTTATATGCCTGAGCTTGTCGACGGAGCGCAGGGCTTTTACATGGCGGCAAGGGAGGCGATGGGCTATGAGCAGGACTTTTTCTATGGCGTGATGACGGGCAGGGCACAAAATGGCGGTTCGGGCGAGTATATACTATACGCCATATATCCGGAGTGGAGAAAGTGGAAATACACCGGCTCATATGACGTTGAAGATATCAAGGGCTATATAGAGGATATAGACGGCTTCTCGATATCGGATGCCGATAAAATAATGAAATGGTTTGCGAGCCATGACGATGCCGCCGCCCAAGCTACTTTACACGAATTGTATATGAAGGCGCAAAAGCAGCCGCTTAGCGTAGAGGATATAAAGGAGGCCTTCGGTTTATGA
- a CDS encoding RNA polymerase sigma factor gives MDLNDEQLAAAASRGDKAAMEVLIYRYHDSIYRYIYRLTASESAAQDLAQETFLHAIQALHNGRPPRSFRPWLYSIASNLCRDMWRSGHYLHEKACDMSDMDVPCDSDGGIVDLLERQQLRMRVIEAVTSLPMDVRQPVVLHFYEDMKVKDIAAVMDIPEGTVKSRLHRAYKLLKGRLSNDEGSADDERA, from the coding sequence ATGGATTTGAACGACGAACAGCTTGCGGCGGCGGCGAGCCGCGGTGACAAGGCCGCTATGGAAGTGTTGATATACAGATATCACGATAGCATATACAGGTATATATACCGGCTTACTGCTTCGGAAAGCGCGGCGCAGGACCTGGCGCAGGAGACCTTTCTGCACGCTATACAGGCGCTGCATAACGGCAGGCCGCCGCGCAGCTTCAGGCCGTGGCTGTACAGCATAGCGTCCAACCTGTGCCGCGACATGTGGAGGAGCGGCCATTACCTGCATGAGAAGGCCTGCGATATGAGCGATATGGATGTGCCATGCGATAGCGATGGCGGCATCGTGGATTTGCTGGAGCGACAGCAATTGCGAATGCGGGTCATAGAAGCCGTCACGTCGCTTCCCATGGATGTACGCCAGCCGGTGGTACTGCATTTTTACGAGGATATGAAGGTAAAGGACATAGCCGCGGTCATGGACATACCCGAAGGTACGGTAAAATCTAGGCTGCACAGGGCCTATAAGCTGCTCAAGGGGCGTTTAAGCAATGATGAAGGGAGTGCTGATGATGAGCGAGCGTAA
- a CDS encoding ABC transporter ATP-binding protein — protein MRVALDVRKDNAECPPMHITACFGPGVTAVVGPNGAGKTTLLRMMAGLILPDRGSYTADGRQFYRYLPGSDAVAGIDPVSRMALAKQLGYVPQSGIIHVSMRVKDALEYLACMRGKASRRRVGHIMKQWHLEEVAHMRLDNLSPGQRRRFLVAQSLLTDPSLWLLDEPTAGLAPEERQAVLRAIASRPNCTTVIATHILEDAAAVADRVLIMRSGCIIWYGRLQDMYDAACCPSSAAATALEQAYINIMHRNNR, from the coding sequence ATGCGAGTAGCGCTGGACGTGCGAAAGGATAACGCCGAATGCCCTCCCATGCACATAACAGCCTGCTTCGGCCCCGGCGTAACCGCTGTGGTAGGCCCCAACGGCGCTGGCAAAACCACTCTGCTGCGCATGATGGCCGGGCTTATCCTACCCGACCGCGGCAGCTATACGGCGGATGGACGCCAGTTTTACCGTTACCTGCCGGGTAGCGATGCCGTCGCCGGCATAGACCCTGTCAGCCGCATGGCGCTGGCAAAACAGCTCGGCTACGTGCCGCAGTCCGGTATAATACACGTATCTATGAGGGTGAAAGACGCGTTGGAATACCTTGCCTGCATGCGCGGAAAGGCATCGCGTCGGCGCGTAGGCCATATAATGAAGCAATGGCACCTTGAGGAGGTGGCGCATATGAGGCTGGACAACCTTTCGCCCGGCCAGCGCCGCCGCTTTCTGGTGGCCCAGAGCCTTTTGACCGATCCGTCGCTGTGGCTGCTGGACGAGCCTACAGCCGGTCTGGCTCCCGAAGAGCGGCAGGCCGTGCTCAGAGCCATAGCATCGCGCCCAAACTGCACTACCGTCATAGCCACCCACATACTGGAGGACGCTGCCGCCGTAGCCGACCGCGTGCTTATCATGCGCAGTGGTTGTATTATATGGTATGGCCGGCTGCAGGATATGTACGACGCTGCCTGTTGCCCGTCATCGGCTGCCGCCACAGCGCTGGAGCAGGCGTATATAAACATAATGCACCGCAATAACCGATAA
- a CDS encoding M15 family metallopeptidase: MQKKHKKRRSSCLNIILGLLLITIIIGAALINHQELIPDTPHDYDTTPETEMDEPGDIDLIPVSIDDIQDTRELWLVNGKYQIKENVPQMTVVSAYKKIPLSSSDIKMNAAALEHLQKMFSDAENDGINNLVVTSGYRTHEKQSELYKNADDKSYVQKPESSEHETGLAVDIQPVRHGMDISDNAREWLLDNAWEYGYILRYPEDKTDITGIAYEPWHFRYVGQPHATFIKNNNLVLEEYIDYLKNNKGYTITVDGSEYYVYRVTAKKDKIKVPKTVKYTVSSDNTGGYIITASLNAK, translated from the coding sequence ATGCAAAAGAAACATAAAAAAAGGCGTTCAAGTTGTTTAAATATCATTTTAGGCCTCTTACTAATAACAATTATAATAGGCGCCGCACTGATAAACCACCAAGAATTGATACCGGATACACCACACGATTATGATACGACACCTGAAACTGAAATGGACGAACCAGGCGATATAGATTTGATCCCGGTATCAATAGATGACATACAAGATACCAGAGAGCTATGGCTGGTCAATGGAAAATATCAAATCAAGGAAAACGTTCCTCAGATGACCGTTGTGTCAGCCTATAAGAAAATACCGCTATCGTCAAGTGATATCAAAATGAATGCCGCTGCGTTAGAGCACCTTCAAAAAATGTTTTCGGATGCTGAAAATGATGGCATAAATAACCTTGTGGTAACCAGCGGCTATAGAACTCATGAAAAACAATCCGAATTATATAAAAATGCGGATGATAAGTCATACGTTCAAAAACCGGAATCCAGCGAGCACGAAACCGGTTTGGCCGTAGATATTCAACCCGTACGCCATGGTATGGACATTTCCGACAACGCGAGAGAGTGGCTACTCGATAATGCATGGGAATATGGATATATATTGCGCTACCCTGAAGATAAAACAGATATCACAGGTATAGCATATGAGCCATGGCATTTCAGATACGTCGGACAACCACACGCAACATTCATAAAAAACAACAACTTAGTCCTCGAGGAATATATAGATTATCTAAAAAACAATAAAGGCTATACTATAACCGTTGACGGCTCTGAATATTACGTTTATCGAGTAACTGCAAAGAAAGATAAGATAAAAGTACCCAAAACAGTCAAATATACCGTTTCGAGCGACAACACCGGCGGCTATATCATTACAGCTTCATTGAACGCTAAATAA
- a CDS encoding B12-binding domain-containing radical SAM protein: MNVLLVNAPSNGIYYKMGLKLPPLGVAYLAAYLRKDGKHSVDIIDMNAQPIKLQDIPWRDWDIVGISGDTSRHNKVLEIAAYAKEASRIVVTGGYHVTFLDEDVLRTGNADYVVRGEGEEIFAELVDALADGGGVSKVNGISYLDADGNIVRALLNEYALHDAKRDHMVGHKGLPKLLWAAVALVGGPFGRWQSVVEHQMRGLRRLYLKMHIAKLII; encoded by the coding sequence GTGAATGTGCTTTTGGTCAACGCCCCATCCAACGGGATATATTATAAAATGGGGCTCAAGCTGCCGCCGCTCGGGGTAGCCTATCTGGCCGCGTACTTGCGCAAGGACGGTAAACATTCCGTTGATATAATAGACATGAATGCACAACCTATAAAGCTTCAAGATATACCGTGGCGCGACTGGGACATAGTAGGCATATCGGGCGATACCAGCCGCCACAACAAAGTGCTTGAAATAGCCGCCTATGCCAAAGAAGCCAGTAGGATAGTAGTTACCGGTGGATATCACGTGACGTTTCTGGATGAAGATGTGCTGCGCACAGGCAATGCGGATTATGTGGTGCGCGGCGAAGGCGAGGAGATATTCGCCGAATTGGTCGATGCTTTAGCCGACGGCGGCGGTGTGTCGAAAGTAAATGGGATATCGTATCTAGACGCCGACGGGAATATAGTGCGCGCACTCCTTAATGAATACGCATTACATGACGCAAAAAGAGATCATATGGTCGGTCATAAAGGCTTACCTAAGCTTCTATGGGCGGCCGTCGCGCTGGTGGGAGGTCCTTTCGGGCGCTGGCAAAGCGTTGTCGAGCATCAGATGAGAGGGCTGCGACGCCTTTATCTGAAAATGCACATCGCAAAGTTGATAATATAG
- a CDS encoding VanW family protein has protein sequence MRIWLGRTYHTILRYRQWYLSGVSYSSGYENKDNYPYIIFNHETPLIRNLKGADMWLQYNKIINLKLAVQKLNGAVIHSGQTFSYWKYIGRPTARKGYTEGMVLYNGQVRSGTGGGLCQLSNLIYWMTLHTPLTVVERWRHSYDVFPDDNRTQPFGSGATCAYPRLDLQIKNDTAQSFILALSVTDTHLCGQWRSTSPIQYHYEIYEGEHWITHEPLGQYVRHNIIYRRTFDEDDNILDDRPIVQNHAIMMYQPFLSEPKDSCQA, from the coding sequence GTGCGCATATGGCTTGGCAGGACCTATCATACCATACTGCGTTATCGGCAATGGTATCTATCCGGCGTATCATATAGCTCGGGATATGAAAATAAGGATAATTATCCTTATATAATATTTAATCATGAAACACCGCTCATAAGGAACCTAAAAGGAGCGGATATGTGGCTGCAATACAACAAGATTATAAATCTGAAACTGGCCGTTCAAAAGCTAAACGGGGCCGTAATCCACTCAGGACAAACTTTTTCATATTGGAAATACATAGGAAGGCCTACGGCAAGGAAAGGCTATACGGAAGGTATGGTACTTTATAACGGGCAGGTGCGCAGCGGCACAGGGGGCGGTCTCTGCCAATTATCTAACCTTATATACTGGATGACATTGCACACCCCTCTTACCGTCGTTGAACGCTGGAGACATAGTTATGATGTATTCCCGGATGATAACCGAACCCAGCCATTCGGAAGCGGAGCTACATGCGCTTATCCACGCCTTGATTTACAGATAAAAAACGATACCGCTCAATCCTTTATACTGGCGCTATCAGTTACCGATACCCACCTTTGCGGTCAGTGGCGTTCCACATCACCTATACAGTATCACTACGAGATATATGAAGGTGAGCATTGGATAACGCATGAACCATTGGGTCAGTACGTACGTCACAATATCATATATCGCAGGACATTCGACGAAGACGATAATATACTGGATGATAGGCCCATAGTTCAAAACCATGCTATAATGATGTATCAACCATTTCTATCTGAGCCTAAAGATAGCTGCCAGGCTTAA
- the pgeF gene encoding peptidoglycan editing factor PgeF, whose protein sequence is MIMENSEGFTYHEVDGIGFFTIPLFGQTNVAKACFSTRRGGISTGALASLNLGFNRGDDAAIVDENYQRLCDAIGIKPEQLFFGNQVHGDVIKRVYVDEQGKSFVNDGTARGVDSLITDQPNVALVTLYADCVPLYFLDLTHKAIGLSHAGWRGTVAGIGVKTLQAMEEAFDTRPEQCLAAVGPSIGPCCFEVDEPVARRFPGLQDAYENIVTKRGDKYSVDLWRANMLQLMQAGVKESNIALAGLCTACHPHLFYSHRRDKGDTGRMAAMIMLT, encoded by the coding sequence ATGATAATGGAAAATTCAGAAGGATTCACATATCATGAAGTCGATGGGATAGGCTTTTTTACGATACCGCTTTTTGGACAGACCAACGTGGCGAAAGCCTGTTTTTCAACAAGGCGGGGAGGAATCAGCACAGGAGCGTTGGCTTCGTTGAATCTTGGATTCAACCGCGGCGATGATGCCGCGATCGTGGATGAAAATTACCAAAGGCTTTGCGATGCCATAGGCATAAAGCCGGAGCAACTGTTTTTTGGAAATCAGGTGCATGGCGATGTCATAAAGCGCGTGTATGTCGATGAACAAGGCAAATCTTTTGTCAACGATGGTACTGCGCGAGGCGTAGACAGCCTTATAACGGATCAGCCGAATGTGGCTCTCGTGACATTGTATGCCGATTGTGTTCCGCTTTATTTCCTCGATCTCACGCATAAAGCTATCGGGTTGAGCCATGCGGGCTGGCGGGGCACTGTGGCTGGTATTGGGGTAAAGACCCTGCAAGCCATGGAAGAAGCCTTCGATACCCGGCCCGAACAATGCCTTGCGGCCGTGGGGCCTTCGATAGGGCCGTGCTGTTTTGAAGTCGATGAGCCGGTGGCCCGTCGTTTTCCGGGGTTGCAAGATGCGTATGAAAATATTGTGACAAAGCGGGGCGACAAGTATTCGGTTGACCTGTGGAGAGCCAATATGCTCCAGTTGATGCAAGCCGGTGTGAAAGAGAGCAATATAGCATTAGCCGGGCTGTGCACCGCATGCCATCCGCATTTGTTCTATTCCCACAGGAGGGATAAAGGTGATACGGGCCGCATGGCGGCAATGATAATGCTTACTTAA